GGCTTGCAGACTCCTGTAGCCAAATGTCTCCCCTGGGGCCCCCTTATGCACCCAGGTCCCCGctgagctcactctctctccctaattTCCCTTGTCCCTCAGGTTCCCCACTGGGCCAGACCCAGGGTCCTCTGTGCCACCTGCCCAAGCCTGTCAACCTGCAGCCCTgttctttttgtcttgttttttaaagatgtgctttttaaagaagattttattttattttttattttttttacatttatttatttttgatagagagagacagagcacaggtggggggtaggggcagagagagagggagacacagaatctgacccaggctccaggctctgagctgtcagcacagaacccgaggcgggacttgaactcacaaaccgtgagatcatgacctgagccgaagtcggacgcttaaccgactgagccacccaggtgcccctattttattttatttaaacatttttttaatgtttattcattttctgagagacagagtgccagtgggggaggggcagacacacacgcgcacacacacacacagaatcccaagcaggctccaggctctgagctgtcagcacgcacagagcccgatgcgaggctcgaacgcatgaactgtgagatcatgacctgagctgaagttcgacacgtaaccaactgagcaacccaggtgccccctaagatattctttttaagtaatcgctacacccaacgtgaggatcgaactcacaacctggggatcaagagtcgcctgctccactgactgagccacgcaggtgcccccgcCCTGTCCTTCTTGATCCCTGACTCTTGAAActgcctgtccccttctctccatccccatgGTGCCAGTCCTGGCCCTGACTCAGGCCTTGTCCTCTCTCCTGGGACCCTCGCCCAGCATCCAGTCTGTCCGGTCGTCATGGCCCCAGAGTGGTCTTCCTCATCCAGagcacactccccacccccccccccccccccccccgccccacacacaaAGTCCAGAGTGCTGGGCTTGGTGAAGGATTCACCGAGCCGAGTCAATGCTCCGCGAGCCACAGGGGCAGcacatcccagagcctggaggcgTAAGCGCCTGTGGCCTCCACAGGGTCAGTGTCATCCCCTCAGACCTCCCCAAGCCCTCTGTCCATTCTGCTGGCTCACCTGCTCCCTGGGGTAGGGCgttctccatctcctccttcGCCAGTGCAGGCACCAGGCAGCGGACATCAGCAAGAGAGCCAAGGGCAACAGCAGCAGGAGGAGCAGCAGAGGGGCCTGAGGGGCTGGCAGGGCTGTGGCCTCCAAGGCCCTGGGGCTCCTTGGGGGCAGTGGGGTGGTGGAGGAGTCTGCTGGGAGAGAGGAGGCTGGGTGAGTGAGGAGAAGGGCTGGGCCAGAGAAGggcagagcaagggaggggccgagagagatagagagagggagagagagagagggagagagagagagacgcagaatccaaagcaggctccagactctgagccattagcacagagcccaacgcggggctcgaacccacgaaccgcgagatcatgacctgagccgaagttggatgctcaaccgactgagccccccaggagcccctggagaaaTATATTTCTAGGGCTTATGTATTGATTTgtttattcctctttttcctccaatCGGCTGTGAGCTCCATGCGGGTGACAGGAACCTTATCTTATTTATTGTCAGACCCTACTACTTAGTGCTCATTAAGTAATATTATAATAGcttaatttcataaattaaatatCTGGCCAATTGACAAATGGGCAGATAATAAAACGGTCAAAGACCCTTCCCTGTGCACACTCAccccattctctcttcccttcacccaCTGGGCTCTAGCCACATGTGTCCCTTCACTCTTCCTTAAACACATAGGCAGGTTtccgcctcagggcctttgcactggccgtTCCCTCATTCTCAGCTTTCAGTGACTTTCCAGCCAACGACCTCAGACCATGCTTCCATCACCCTGTTGTAATTTGCCTGCATAGGGCTCCTTATACTCAGCTGTTTTCCTCTTTAATTATTATCCTTATGTGTTTATCATCTTTCTTCTCAGTTAGTATATCAGCCCCACATGGGCAAGCACTTGGCCTTGCTCTGGGCTGTGTCGTCACCAAGGACATGGTTCATAAAATGTggtcaaatgaatgaatagtCATAAATGTAAGTACCAATGACAAATGAAGCTTGATTTAGATGGCAAAATGATTGGAAGTgtggggagaaactgagaaaattaGGATGGGAggtagcttaaaaaaatttttttttaaatgtttatcctagagagggagagagagcgcgagctgggaaggggcagaaagagagagagagggagacacagaatccgaagcaggctccaggttctgagccaccggtacagagcctgatgaaggggctcaaactcacaagctgtgagatcatgacctgagccgaagtcggacgcttaaccgaatgaaccacccaggcgccccaaaaggtaGTGTTTAACCATCCCTCTCAAGGGCACCAGTcgggctcagccagtggagcacgtgactcctgatcctggggctgtgagttccagccccgggtGTGGTACAGAGAATACTAAacgaaaacagaaataaaaaccaaacaatctgACAGATCTAGTAACAAATACCAGGACAGGAACCTCCAAATAATATCATAGTAAGGTGGGGAGAAAATATGTACACACAGATTCAACTCGGATCCTGccaaaaaataatctattttttttcccccttttcctcctaAGACAGGGTCAGTTACAGAACGGATTATGTACTTGGCCACAGAGCAAACCTTACTATGCTGAAGAAGTCATGTTTTCACAGGGCGCAGTCCCTCATTATATTCTGATTATGTGATTTCCCATTGATCCTTTAGAGTTGGtgagtcccctcccccagcaactGCTGACACACCTCCTAAGAGAGTCTGAATTCACATGTGTCAGCAGTGTGAAATGCACACTGGTTCCTAAAGATTTAATAGGGGACAAAGGACGTGAAATGTCAcactaaataattatttatttatttgtgtaagaGCCTATTTATTTATGggcctgggttcgagccctgaattgggctcctcgctgatagcacagagcctgcttgggattcgcctctccctctctctgtccctcccctgcttgtgcgcactctctctctctctctctctctctcaaaataaataagtgaaacttggaaaaaaaaaaacctggaaaaaaaaaaaaaagaaaaaggcagggatGACTGTTCCCTTCTCagagatgggtaaactgaggcctagaaagaGGAATGAACTTGGGGGGACatgccccaaggtcacacagccaatggGAGCAGAGCAGGGTCTGGGATGGCCtgaggggaaggggtgaggggctgTGGGATGCGAGAGGTGAGGGTAGGAGGTGGGGGCTTGGGGGGCTTGGGGGGGCCTTTACCGGGCTGACACTGTAGctccaggcaccccgagaaattCCTGCGGGTGATCCAGGGCTTCAAGGCCGCCAGCTGCTCGGAGGTGTCCTGCAGGAGGTGGGAGATGTTGGTCTGGACGAATCGaagacagctggggaggggctgggggcaggggagggagacgtCACCACCGCATCACCCTCCGCTCAGGCCAAGGGCCTTCCCTGCCTGGCAATGCCTAACAGGGTCCCGTGAGGGTCTCCGAGGGAGAGTTTGGACCCCTGCCCCCAGGATTGCTAAGGGGAGATGTCCTTAGCGATGCACAGCGAGCGGGCCCAGTCAGATCTGGGTCCCGAGGGGGTTTGGATCGCCTCCTTCTGGTCGCTAGGGGAGAGAACCCCTCAGCAACACCCTGTAACGGGCCTGAGAAATCAACTCAGAACTGGAGCATTAGGCCCAGGACCCTCGCCATCTTTCAGTGCCCAGGGAAGCGTTCTTTTCAGCAGTGGGGCCCCCCAGGGGGACTGGGGTTCCAGCCCCACCACACGTGGGTTGCTAAAGAAATCTCCAGTAAGTAAGCCCTAGGAAGGCATTTCACCCGCTCCCCTAGCTGTCTCCCAAGTTCAGGGCTAACCTGGAAGGCACACAAGGTGACAAAATGTATCTCGGTGTTGACCGCCTCCAGCAGGCTTTGCATCTGGGACCCAGCCACAGCCTTGAGCCGACCCATCCAGCGCTGGGCCAGGACCAGGTGCCAGAATGGCCCACAGAGCTCGTCCTGGGAGAGAAAACCCAAGTTCGGGGGCCCGCcggtggagggggctgggggcctgtgCTGGTGGGGCTGGAAGGATGAGGGGCCAGGGCCTGGGGTCCTGCATcccaggggaggaaggggcaggtcGGCCGGCTGGCgagttcctcccccccccccccaggggtgGTGCTTCCTGAGTCtacccccgccccagcccctcccatctGCGACTCACGTCCTGTAGGTTGGCGGCGACAGTGACTGGGTAATCCTGAAGCAGGTAATCAGACTATGGGAGAAAACAGGGTCAGACCCGGCTGAAGACAGGAGAAAACGGAACTatggagacccagagagagggggatagggagccacagagagagagggggacagagagccagagagaaggggacagagagccAGACACCTAGAGGGGGGAACTTAGCCCCAGTGGGCGCAGAAAGGCGCACCGCAGACGATGGGACCGGGCCCTCACCAGCTTTCGGATGGTGACCTTGAAGGTGGAGGAGATGGGGCTGTGGCTGAAGGAACAGTCGGGGGACCCGCGGAGGCCAGGGCtgagcagtagcagcagcagcagggaggtCTGCGGGCGAGGCACGGGGTGGGGGCGCCCTCTGTCGGCTCCACTCGCACCCCTCACCTGGgcactcacccccccccccccccccccccccccccctctgtctcccccctttctcccctcccaggTCTCCTTCCCTCTCGTCCAGCAGTCGGCCTTCCTGCTTGGGGCTCCCGTGCCCGTCTCGGACCAGCCCCCCGCCCCACGCTTCCTCTCTGCCTGTATCCGATGCTGGCCCCGTCCGTCCCCCCAGCTCCCCATTTCCCCGCTGCGCCCACGGCTCCCCGTGTCTGCTCACCTCAGCCcgggactttctctctctgtccacctaCCTGCCCCTCTCCGTCCCgctctcctctttctccacgtGGGTCCTGCCTTCCCCATTTGTACCTCCATTTCTTCCCCGACCCTGTCCATCTCTCCCGTACCCCTAtcgctgtcccccacccctgtccaAGTCCCCCTCCTCTGTGCATGTCTTCCACCATTGTCCGTCTCTTCCCTGCCCCGTGTCCCCCTCCTCTATACATGTTCCCCACCCCTGTCCgtgtcccccacccctgtccgtgtcccccacccctgtctgtgtctcccacctCTGTCCGTGTCCCTCTCTTCTGTATATGTCCCCCACCCTTGTccgtctctcccctgcccctatGTCCCCCCGCTCTGTGCGTGTTCCAACCCCTGTCCAGGTCCCCCACCTCTGTCCATCTCCTCTCTCAGATCTGCCCATTTTGATCcggctctgcctctcccccagcttGCCCCCCAGGTATACGCAcagttgggctccaggctggcgCCAGCACTATCATCTCGGCCGGAGGCCCCTCATGCCTATGGCCAGATCTTGGAAGGGACAGAAGAGGGAGTCTCAgacccccacaccccagccccttcctcaccCGCCccttcacctccccacccctccctcggCTCCTTGATGTGGCTAAGTTTCCGCCTCCTACTCCCTCGGGCTTCCTGCATGAGCCCCAGTTACGGTGAAAACTCATCTCCCCTTCTAAGAACCCCGACGTCCGGTCCCCGGAACCCTCCCCAGGCCAGGGACCCAGGAACCTgacccccatccctcctccctcagccAGGAGGGGgaccccggccccgcccctcgggGACCCGGAGTCCATTTCTCCTCACGCACCAGGCTTGCCCCGGCTGGGCGTGGAAGGGGCCAGGCCGGGTGACAGCCAGAGATCGAAAGCGAAAGGAAATTTTGGGGGGCGATAGTGAGCCCGGGGTGGATCGGGCTGAGGCAACGGGCGCCACCTGGTGGTGACAGGTGGCGTCTCACGCGCGCCCCGGAGCACCGAGTTGGGTTGATCCCCCGGTGGGACCCACAGCGAATGGGGAGCGGGCTCCAGCCAGAAGCAATGCACTCGGGGCAAGGAGAAGGTCGCCCTGAGGACTTCATCCTCTCCTTGAATGGGGAAGGCTGGTCCGAGATGCGCACAGGAGTCAGAAGGAGGAGGGCCGAGCGCTGGAAGAGATGGaaggagagctgggaggggagaaagaggggagacagagagaagggggctgtgtgtgtgtggggggggggtcgtCCAGGTGAGGGGTGCGAGTGGAGCCGACAGAGGGCGCCCCCACCCCGTGCGTCGCCCGCAGACCTCCCTGCTGCCGCTGCTACTGCTCAGCTCTGGCCTCCGCGGGGACCCCCGACTGCTTCAGCCACAACCCCATCTCCACCTTGGATGCGTGGCCTAAGCGTAGCTCCTGGGAGCTCCGGGGTTCCTTGGCTTGTGTCTgcgtgtctccatctctgcctctgtcttcacctgGCCTTCTCCAGAAGTGTCTCCCCTCTgggtgtctcttataaggacacttgtcattagATGTTGGGCCCACTCGGATAActcaggatgatttttttttttaatttatttattttgagagcgagcgagtgagagagaggcaaagagagagggagagagagaatcccaagcaggctctggactgtgatattatgacctaagctgaagccagacacttaaccaaccgagccacccaggcgccccaactcagGATGTTATCTCGAGATCCTTAAGTTAATTATATCTGCAAGGACTGTTTTTCCAGAGAAGGTCGCATTCATAGGTTCCAGAGGTGAGGACAGGGAcgtatcttttgggggggggcactATTCAAACCACTAcagcccccccttcccccccgccgGGCTGTTtcccacctctgggcctttgcacatgctgtttcttctgcttgggattctctctccctctctgcccctcctgcgtgcgctctctcaaaataaataaactttccaaataaataaagaaataatatgatgTAGCAATGCCACTTCTgttatttctccaaaggaaatgaaatcagtctctcaaagagatatctgcactcacGTGTTCAACGTGGCTTACTCACGATAGCCAAGGTACAACCTAAgcgtccactgatggatgaatggatgaagaaaatgtggtgtatatatatatatatatacacaatagaatattattcagctacaggggcgcctgggtggctcaaccggtgaagcctccgacttcggctcaggtcacgatctcacggttcgtgggctcgagcctggagtcgggctctgtgctgacagctccgagcctggagcctgcttcggattctgtgtctccctctctctgcctctcccctccctttgactctctcaaaataaataaacatgttaaaaattaaaaaaaaaaaaattactcagctacaaaaacaaggaaatcccGCCGTTTGCGACATCGCAGATAATAAATCTGGAAGGCGTTGTGCTACGTGAattaagccagacagagaaagacaaatcatgTATGGAATCACTtctacgtggaatctaaaaaagtcgaTTCATAGAGTCAGAGAGTAcaatgctggttgccaggggcgggggaggggggggctgccagtaggggaaatggggagatgttggtccgaaaagtacaaagtttcagttttaaGATGAGTAAAGTTCCGAGGATCTAATACAGCATGGTGCCTATCATTAACAAAACCGTATGGTACATTTGAAATTTCCTAGGAGAAacgtttgttttgcttttggatatatcggaatttttttttttttttttcccagaggcACTGAGCTAAGAGAGTGGATCTTCAATGTTCTCATCGCACACAGAAAAGGTGACTTTGTGAGGCAATGGATGTGTTCATTAAGTTGATTACGGTTAACTATTTCACGATGTATAGGTATAGTAAACCAACACgttttatacacttaaaaaaatcaggtcGTATCACCGAAATATATGCAACCTTTGTCAATAATACCtcaacaaagctggaaaaaaaaaacaaaaccctgaacgCACATGGCACCTTCCTTGGGAAGGTGGCCGCCGTCCCTCACCCTCCCCTTGTACATGTGCACTCGGGTTGGATAGGGTGACATCTCTGGGTACCCTGAGCTCCTTCTCATATCATAACACCTGTCACCTCAGGTTATGTGGGATCTTCCAACCAGAGCTGAGCCTACCTAcctctcttctgctcacacaCCTTCTGTGGCTCCCTATTGCCCTTGGAACAGCTTTCTAGCCCTTCTGCCGTGCCACTCACTTCCTCTTTATCTCCTTCCCGTTGGCCCACACCAAAACTCTTATAAGATCCTCAGTTTCCaggtggtcccccccccccaccgtgtccCCTCCATAGTCGCACAGATTATGGGTCTCCCTGGCACAGGCCAGGAGCTTGTTGTGTTGCTGGGGTCTGACCGTCCTCTGGGCCTCTGGCTTTGTCCTGCCAGGGCCCGCGACCCAAGGGGACTTGGGGAATAGGTCTTGTTGCATCAGGCCTGGCAAATATCACTTTTAGCTCTGGCTGGGTCATTGTGGGAGCTCGGCCAGCCCCTTATCCTcaataagcctcagtttcttcgaCTCCAACCTGGaggcaaatgagaaaatagaaggtCCCTTCCACATCCATGCTTCTCTGAAGCTCGTGCTTGGCCCACCCATCTCCGGCAGAATTGTTCACAAACATCCGGGGGCCTTCCTCTGCAGGAGTCTAGGACCATGTGCCCCGTGGAACTCAGGCACAGTCACGTGACTCCCCTTGGCCAATGAAAGGAGGGTGGAGGTGCCGAGTGTCACTTCTGGATGAGGATTAAGTGGGTCAGGGAGTGGCTCTGTAATGACATAAGCCACTTTGAGATCGGGCCACAGTCAGCCTGGGTCCCTCCCTGCGTGGCTCTGATGAACGGAGGGCCCCTACCGCCCCTCGATGGACAGGTTACCGTGAGCAAGAAACGAACTTTGTGGTTGTCGACCGCAAAGGTCTGGGGGTTGTTACTGCAGCAAAGCCTCACCCAACCTGTGATCtcatccctctctcctccttgcccTCTTTACCTCGCTTCCTGTTCAGCCTGGCGTAGCTTGTCACGCCAGGCAGATATTTTCTCGATTATTTAGTTTTGTGTCTCCCCTTGCAGTGGGCAGAATGGCTCCTGAAGATGTctactggaggggtgcctgggtggctcactcggctGAGAGTCCGAtccttggttttggttttggctcaggtcctgagctcggtttgtgagatcgagccccgtgttgggctcagcactgacagctcggcgcctgcttgggattctctctctccctgtctctctgcccctcctctgctcacactagttctctctctctctcagaataaataaactggggcccccgggtggctcagttcattaagcgtttgattttggctcaggttgtgacctcatggttcgtgggttcaagccctgcgtggggctctgtgcggacagcacagagcctgcttgggattctctctccctctctctcaaaataaataaataaacttaaaaaaaaaaaaaaagatgtccagTGGAACCTGTCAATGTTACCTCACATGGCCAACGGGCCTCTGCAGACAGGACTTGTCTTGAGGCGGGGAGACGATCATGGATTGGGGGGCTACAAAGAGCAGCACGGGGTCACGTGCCaaagaaaaagcagggaaaaCATTCTTCCCTTGAGCTCCAGTCAGGAACGCAGCGCTGCTGACACCCTGAGTTTAGTTTGGTGACGCCCATTTTCAGCCTTCGACACCCAGGGCTGTTAAGATCAAACACTTGTGCTTAAGCCGCTAAAACTTTGTTACAGCGGCGACAGGAGCCTAACACAGCTCTCGCCCGCTAGAACATCAGCTCCTGAGGCCTAGCTTCTCTTGTTCCTGGCCGTCTCCCCAGCACGTGGAACAGTGACTGGCTCAGAGTAAGGCACTCAGTGGACAGCTTCACAGACTAGGAGCTTCCACCCCTGGCCAGACATGATTGATTGGCCCAGAAGTGTATGCCTGACCCAAACTGGCCAGATTTCCTCTCCCTGGATGCAGCACGGACGCTTGCCAGAGGTCAGGGCTGGGGTTACGTCGACCTGGTAGTTGCCCTTGGCTGGTTAAAGCCACAGGATTAATGGGAAGGACACTGAGGCAGCCCGTGGAATCCCGGAGGGAGTTGTCAAAACACAGACAGAAACCAGAGCCTTCCAGGGACTTTCCTCCAATTCTCTCCAAACGTCCAGATCCTGGGAGAGAGAATGATCCGGTCCAGCTTTAATCAGATACTGACAGGAGGCTTCTTAGTCTCATTTGCCCCATGACAGAATCAACCTCTATTTAACAGCTAACACTGGTGAAGCATGTGCTGTGTACCCGTCACTAAGTTAACCAGTCTGGTTAGAactattagtcccattttacagatgaggaaacaggctcagagcagTTAAGAAGCTTTCCTAAGATCACATGGCTGAAAGAGTTGATTGAGgcagacaggtagagagagaaaaccccagagatggggcgcctggctgcctcagtgggaggagcatccaactcttgatcttgtggtcatgagtttgagccctatgttgggtacaaattacttaaaaaaaaaaaaaaaaaaaattccagtgatCACATGCCCACAGAGAAAGGACCAGCCCTGGTTCCTGCCTGCATCTAGGTTCTCAAGACCTGGGGCACCTCAGATGCATGTCTTGCCCTATTTTCTGTAGGACATCTCTGTAGCCTTCTAGAAAATTCCTTCATCCTGAGCTAGTGCGAGTGGGTTCCTTGCATCAAAAagaattctaggggtgcctggctggctcagtaggcaGAACATGTGATTCtggatctccgggttgtgagtgcgagccccacattgggggtagaaatgacttaaaaataaaacctttaaaaaaagaaaaaaaataattctaaaacatGATGTGCTCGAGCCGCTCAGATTCGCTCATGGGAGCGGACTGTTAAAAATTTAGGAattctggggacgcctgggtggctcagtcagttgagtgtccaacttctggctcaggtcttgatctcacagttcgtgggttcgagccccgcatctgagctgtcggcgcagagccgcttcggattctgtgtctccctctctctctctgcccctcccccgctcatgctctgtctctctctcaaaaataatgaaacgttaaaaaatttaggAATTCTGTTAGCCTGCTGTTTAGTCATCGGGAACATGGTGGGAGCGTTTACACCATGGGAATTGGCAAAAGTAACTTACCAGCGTTTTTATTATATTCCAGAGAGCCACTGTGTTTTATTGTTTGTCTGCAAGCTATGGGTCCTAAAACAATGCATAGGCAGAGAAAGTCAAAGGGGAAGAGCTACACGATGGAGAAGGCCAAGGGGGAAACATGAGGCTCTGAGGGCCTGCCTGGGGCTCTTCAGAGTTCCCTTTATCTGTCTCACAAATACCGGCTTATACTGGAGCCAGCCCACCCAGCTGCTGAGTCTTAGAATTCAAAAGGCCTCAAACAGAACAGAAGTCGCTactcccccacttcctcccctGAGAGGCACAGCCAAGGTTGGTCAGAGTTTATTGGAGGGCATCGGAGCCATGAtaaaagaaggctccaggcttctgGTGTCTGTCGGGGTCCATCTCTCCTCTGTCCAAGACGGAGTGTGGGGGCACTCAGGCATCAGTCGCCCATGGGCAGCCACAGGGCCTTGGTCCGTGCTGCCCGCAGCCCCAGCTCTGGGCCTGCTCCCTGGGCTTCCTGATCCCAGGCCCGAGGGCAGCCCCTGTTCACCCACACCGGCTTCAGGTTTCCTGCTGAGGCCCACTCCACAAACTGGGAGCCCTGACACAGAAAAGGGGGATCAGCCCTTCCGCCAGCTTGGTTGCCAAGCAGCTGCTTCCTTGGCAACCAGGACTATTACTGCGGAGGGGCCCCAAGGCTTGACCTAGGCTCTGGCGCTACAATGCTCAGCTTGTAGCAGGCAAACCTTCCAGATGCGAGGGAGACAACGTTGACCTTTGCGCCTGGGGAATTTCCTCCCCATTAACAGCCCACATTCAAAGGAATGAGGCCTGAGGTTCTTATTGACAAGGAGTTCCCCTCCGTCACCTTCAGGCTTGAGGGTGGACTGTGGGCTTCTGAGTCTGTTACAGGGTGTGGTCCCTTAGCAACGGGTTGTCCAATGAGATTGGGTCTTTGGGCCGGGCAGGATCTCAGGCCCTTGTTGCTATGCTAAGGAGATCCTCTCCCTTAGCAACAGGGACTCTGGAGGGCGGGATCTCAGGACCCGGTTGCCAAGGAATTTCTCCTCCTTAGCAACGGGAATTCTAAGGGGGCACTGCCAGGTTTCCAGAAAAGGAGGAGACCGTTGGTGAGGTTTAGGACGCTGGAGAGATGGCAAAACAAAGGGTACCTGGGCAGATCCGAAATACCACAGGGCCTGGACGTCCTGGTGCAAGGCCAGGCAGCGGGTCAGGTGGTCCCGGTCTCCAGTCACCACATTCACCAGGCCCGCTGGCAACAAGGTGGCCATATCCTAGGGGATGGGAGACGGGGTCGGGAGGGAAGGGAGTCAGAGACGCCGAAGGCAATAGGTTGGGTGAGGAGTGAGCTTCCGGGGAGGGCTCACGGGGTCCCGGCCAGAATGGTCACGGGGTCCATGAGCGGTGCAAGCTTGGATGGAGGGCGGGGGCAATGGGGACTGGGGTTGCCGTGGTTACAAGGGGGTGGGGCTAGTGCAGGCCTTGGGACACCGTCCATCCCTCTGCTGccccaggggctgctgggagcAGCGGCAGGAAGGCGGGCAACCGTACCTGGCAGACCTCCAACGCGGGGATGGGGCAGACCCCGCTGGGCACCAAGACCACGGTGTTGCCATGGGCCAGGGCGGCGGCCAGCAGGGACGCAAAGGCAAGCAGGGGCCACTCATCAGGGCACACGATAGCCAGCACGCCCAGCGGCTCCCG
The Panthera uncia isolate 11264 chromosome E2 unlocalized genomic scaffold, Puncia_PCG_1.0 HiC_scaffold_19, whole genome shotgun sequence genome window above contains:
- the FLT3LG gene encoding fms-related tyrosine kinase 3 ligand isoform X3, whose product is MSFHRNWGSCRKPEGVGGGNLATSRSRGRGGEVKGRVRKGLGCGGLRLPLLSLPRSGHRHEGPPAEMIVLAPAWSPTTSLLLLLLLSPGLRGSPDCSFSHSPISSTFKVTIRKLSDYLLQDYPVTVAANLQDDELCGPFWHLVLAQRWMGRLKAVAGSQMQSLLEAVNTEIHFVTLCAFQPLPSCLRFVQTNISHLLQDTSEQLAALKPWITRRNFSGCLELQCQPADSSTTPLPPRSPRALEATALPAPQAPLLLLLLLLPLALLLMSAAWCLHWRRRRWRTPYPREQRKTLRPRERNHLPEDTEPGLGESQLETGSFLDHAAPLTLPPGWRQRQPPTPAPDPPIPLCTKSLSPGNCI
- the FLT3LG gene encoding fms-related tyrosine kinase 3 ligand isoform X2, which gives rise to MSFHRNWGSCRKPEGVGGGNLATSRSRGRGGEVKGRVRKGLGCGGLRLPLLSLPRSGHRHEGPPAEMIVLAPAWSPTTSLLLLLLLSPGLRGSPDCSFSHSPISSTFKVTIRKLSDYLLQDYPVTVAANLQDDELCGPFWHLVLAQRWMGRLKAVAGSQMQSLLEAVNTEIHFVTLCAFQPLPSCLRFVQTNISHLLQDTSEQLAALKPWITRRNFSGCLELQCQPDSSTTPLPPRSPRALEATALPAPQAPLLLLLLLLPLALLLMSAAWCLHWRRRRWRTPYPREQRLKPRHRERKTLRPRERNHLPEDTEPGLGESQLETGSFLDHAAPLTLPPGWRQRQPPTPAPDPPIPLCTKSLSPGNCI
- the FLT3LG gene encoding fms-related tyrosine kinase 3 ligand isoform X4 yields the protein MSFHRNWGSCRKPEGVGGGNLATSRSRGRGGEVKGRVRKGLGCGGLRLPLLSLPRSGHRHEGPPAEMIVLAPAWSPTTSLLLLLLLSPGLRGSPDCSFSHSPISSTFKVTIRKLSDYLLQDYPVTVAANLQDDELCGPFWHLVLAQRWMGRLKAVAGSQMQSLLEAVNTEIHFVTLCAFQPLPSCLRFVQTNISHLLQDTSEQLAALKPWITRRNFSGCLELQCQPDSSTTPLPPRSPRALEATALPAPQAPLLLLLLLLPLALLLMSAAWCLHWRRRRWRTPYPREQRKTLRPRERNHLPEDTEPGLGESQLETGSFLDHAAPLTLPPGWRQRQPPTPAPDPPIPLCTKSLSPGNCI
- the FLT3LG gene encoding fms-related tyrosine kinase 3 ligand isoform X6 codes for the protein MIVLAPAWSPTTSLLLLLLLSPGLRGSPDCSFSHSPISSTFKVTIRKLSDYLLQDYPVTVAANLQDDELCGPFWHLVLAQRWMGRLKAVAGSQMQSLLEAVNTEIHFVTLCAFQPLPSCLRFVQTNISHLLQDTSEQLAALKPWITRRNFSGCLELQCQPADSSTTPLPPRSPRALEATALPAPQAPLLLLLLLLPLALLLMSAAWCLHWRRRRWRTPYPREQRLKPRHRERKTLRPRERNHLPEDTEPGLGESQLETGSFLDHAAPLTLPPGWRQRQPPTPAPDPPIPLCTKSLSPGNCI
- the FLT3LG gene encoding fms-related tyrosine kinase 3 ligand isoform X1 — encoded protein: MSFHRNWGSCRKPEGVGGGNLATSRSRGRGGEVKGRVRKGLGCGGLRLPLLSLPRSGHRHEGPPAEMIVLAPAWSPTTSLLLLLLLSPGLRGSPDCSFSHSPISSTFKVTIRKLSDYLLQDYPVTVAANLQDDELCGPFWHLVLAQRWMGRLKAVAGSQMQSLLEAVNTEIHFVTLCAFQPLPSCLRFVQTNISHLLQDTSEQLAALKPWITRRNFSGCLELQCQPADSSTTPLPPRSPRALEATALPAPQAPLLLLLLLLPLALLLMSAAWCLHWRRRRWRTPYPREQRLKPRHRERKTLRPRERNHLPEDTEPGLGESQLETGSFLDHAAPLTLPPGWRQRQPPTPAPDPPIPLCTKSLSPGNCI
- the FLT3LG gene encoding fms-related tyrosine kinase 3 ligand isoform X5, which gives rise to MSFHRNWGSCRKPEGVGGGNLATSRSRGRGGEVKGRVRKGLGCGGLRLPLLSLPRSGHRHEGPPAEMIVLAPAWSPTTSLLLLLLLSPGLRGSPDCSFSHSPISSTFKVTIRKLSDYLLQDYPVTVAANLQDDELCGPFWHLVLAQRWMGRLKAVAGSQMQSLLEAVNTEIHFVTLCAFQDTSEQLAALKPWITRRNFSGCLELQCQPADSSTTPLPPRSPRALEATALPAPQAPLLLLLLLLPLALLLMSAAWCLHWRRRRWRTPYPREQRLKPRHRERKTLRPRERNHLPEDTEPGLGESQLETGSFLDHAAPLTLPPGWRQRQPPTPAPDPPIPLCTKSLSPGNCI